GGCTGGGAGGAGCCGTTTCCGACCCGTGCCCTTTGCCAACTTGGCCAAGTGTTGCTCctcgccccccacccccaccccgcgcTTCCCGCGGAGCCGAGCACTCCCTGCCTGGCCGCCTGCCTCCGCTCACCTGGGTCCGAGGTGGGGAGGGGGCGCCGCACGGAGCGTCGCAGCAGGAAGGAGTCCTCGCGCTGTCCTGCGGGGGGGCTGCGGGCAGGTTTGCAGAGGGCCGCTCGGGGTGGGGGCACCGGCATGGCCTGGACCTACTGCGGGGCTGTCCCATGGCCAGACTGGAGGGCGGAGAAGGGCCGCGAAGCCTGGGCGGCTTCTTGCTCCAGTCCGTGCCCCGGCTCTGCCCGTAGCGGCCGCGAGCGATTCGCCCAGCCCGGGGGAGGCGGGAACCCCACCTGCCGGCCTTCTGGGCTGGGTGACCTTGAACCCGCTTCGGGCTGCCCCTGCCTCAGTGGATGGATTCCCAGAAATGGGCCGGCTGAGCCGAGGGGCGCCCCAGGCTGCCGTCCGAGAATGGGGGCGGGGGCCAATTGGGCCAGCAACGCTGTGGCCCACCGCAGGGCCTCCACTTGGGAGAACCAAGGGCGCTCCTGCTGGGCCACATGCGAGGCTGAAGTAGTCAGGGGCCCGCAGGACCACGCCAGGCTTCTTCACTGCCTGACGGAGGCGGGGAAATGCCGAGAAACCCCGCCCCCTCCCCTCAGTTTCCCTCTTATGTCAAGGGACTGCACTATCCTCCCATCCTGGGCATCAACTTgacctctctcccctccctctctctttgtccctcctccttctctcccctcctttctgtctctctatctcccccccccccccatttgaaaATGTCTGTTAGCCCTATCTGGACAGTATCTCTTTAGCTAGGGGACAGTGGCCTGGGTCTGGAGTTTGgacgacctgagttcaaatacagccccAGATCCACTTCTTAGccgtgggaccctgggcaagtcactctacttCTATGCTTTCCTAGCTTCCTCAACTGTTAAGAggactattattaataataatcaggGTTGCTGGGAAGCTCCAGTGACATCATCTTATCAAGTGCCGTGGAAGTTGGCATCATCACTCACAGCCACCCCCTAGCTCAGGCCTTTGTTGCCTCTCCGAAAacttagatgacttgcccaacgtTACAGATGGTTCAGGgacagaggctgaatttgaatccagctcttttCCACTAAACCACACTAGGTACCTGAGAGATTTTTTctgagaacctgagttcaaatctagacagccacttcttgtgtgtgtgtgtgtgtgtgtgtgtgtgtgagagagagagagacagagagacagagagacagagagagagagagagagatcccttGGGCAAGGCATGTCAGTGTTCTgggtggcctcagtttcctcttctgtgaaatggaggGCTTAGACTAGAAGCCATTCAAAGTCCCTTCTGTGTTCAACTGTGGCCAGGGAGGCTGATGCAGGAGGGAGGAGCCCAGCCACCCTCCTCAACAAGGAAGTGTATATGGAAGCCCTGTGGCTAGGTGGTCAGGGTAGTCTTCATAGAGGAGGTGGATGTTGGTCTTGGCCTGAAGGATGGGGCAGGATCCACAGAAACATGGGAAGGGATGGGGTTAAGGTGGAGGAAACAGAGTCAGCTGGGAGGCCAAGGAATGGGAGGAAGGGCAGGTGGCGCCCAGCTGGTGGAGTTCTCCATCCAGAAGCTAGAGGTACGAGACTGGAGCCCTGGTGACTTGGAAGCATCCTGATTGGAGATGGCAGCGGCCAGTCTCTTTGGGGAAGGGTTTCTGGCCTTGGGAACCAGAACTCAGGCTTGGCCTTCAAGGGTTAAAGAGGGAGTGTGGACTTCCTGTTGTGGTAGCATTTCTTGGCTGAAGTGGCTACCGACTGAGGATAGCAGGCACACCCATGTGAAGGATCCTGAAAGCAATGCTGCTCTGCTGGGGTGCCTGAGAAGGGCCTCTGGGTGTCGCCAGCCTGTCCCTGCACCGGATGCCCCTGGCTCAGAGTCTCTTTTGCTTTTGCAGCTGAAGAGGTCGTCATGGCTGTGGTGCACAACGCTAGAGACAGAGAGGAGTCGGCCGCCTTCCCTGAGATCATCGAGCTCAATGTGGGAGGCCAGGTGTATATCACCCGTTACCCCACCCTGGTCAGTGTTCAGGGCTCCCTGCTCTGGGAAATGTTCAGTCGGAAGAGTCCCCTCTGCTTGGCCCACGACAACAAAGGGCGGTTCTTTGTGGATCGAGATGGCTTCCTCTTTCGTTATGTGTTAGACTATATGAGAGACCACCAGCTGGTGCTACCCGACCACTTTCCAGAGCGGAGCCGGCTCAAGAGGGAGGCCGAGTACTTCCGACTGCCTGAGCTCGTCAAGATCCTGGCCCCCGAGACTGGAAACAACAGCTTGGTGGCAGCCGATGACCTGGAAGAGCAATACTCCAACTATACCTCCTTCAGTGGCCCAGGGGGCTCCCCTGGGGCTGGTGCCGTGGCAGGGGCCATCCGCAAAGGTGGTTACATCACCCTTGGCTACCGGGGTTCCTATACCCTAGGCCGGGATAGCCAAACCGATGCCAAATTTCGTCGTGTGGCCCGAATCATGGTGTGTGGCAAGATCTCCTTGGCCAAAGAAGTATTTGGCGAAACCCTGAATGAGAGTCGGGACCCGGACCGCCCTCCCGAGCGGTACACTTCCCGATACTACCTCAAATTCAACTACCTAGAGCAAGCCTTTGATAAACTGGCCACTGCCGGTTTCCACATGGTAACGTCCAACTCGACGGGCACCTGTGCCTGTGCTCAGGACCAGAGCGATGACAAGATCTGGACCTCTTACACCGAGTATATTTTTTACCGCGAGTGATACTCAGAGACACTGCCTCCACTGCCTCTGCCGCCTCCACCACCACCCAACAAAGAGAAGCCACTGAGTTCTgactccccttcccaccatggGCTGATGCTAGCTCTCTTCTTCCCAGAGAGACTTTGGTGGCCTGGGCTCTCAGCCTCCTTGGCCCACTGTCCTGAGAGTCACTCCCTTGTCTCGAGCCTTCTTGCTTCTGGCCTGGCATGGGCTCCTccgtatacatatatgtgtccaCATAAACATATCGCCCTGGCAGGTCAGGGACCTAGGGGAGGTGTGGGGCCTGGGAGATGGATGAATGCCCTGAGTGGCACAAGGTAGAACCCCAAGGCTGCCAACAACCTCCACCCCCTCCTCAGCACTTCCTTCCTTGTGGGTTTGTGATCTCTATGACTGGATGCCTTGGGTCCTGGGTGGGAGGCTCCTAGGCTCTAGCAGCTCCTAGGCTTGCTCACCATCCAGAAACATCCTATAGGCAATGGTCCCACAAGGCCAAGTGGACAGATGAAGACAATAGCCCCTGAGGGCCCCAAGCAGCTTgacatttgggggaggggggcaggtggaggtggggaggaaaggggagggaggggggcttCTGGCAGAAGTCAGTGAAACTAGTGTAGTGGAGAGGGGGGCATGTGGGATGGGTAGTCCAGAGGCTACTGAGAGTGAGGTGAGTGAAGGGCTGAGTGAAAGAGGGCAAATGGAGGCTCAGGTGTGCCTCAGTGTGGCCAGGGGACAGGGCAGGGGAAGCCCTCCTCTGGCTGTCTCTAGGTCTCCCGCAGTGACAGCCAGTGCTTTCTGTGTTGGCTGGCCCTGGCACTCCCTGGGCACAtgcaataaaggaagaaataataaagacccctccctttccttcttggtctctttctttgcctcttctGTAAGCGTCCTTGGCCAGCGGAACCTAGTGGGCTGTCGCTGGCCACCTCAGCTTTGCCAGATTCAGCCTCTGTGAGAGGAGTCAAAGAgctcctcagacacttctccaGTTCTGGAAGCTGCTTCacaactctgagcctcagtttgtcCATCTGGCAGAGGAGGCCAGTAGCAGTGAGGATGACAAGAGCATTGATCTGGCCCTGCAGGCTCTGGCTGCCAAGAGGCCTTGGTTCTTCTTGATGTGTCTGACTCTGGGTGCCCACTTTGGAAACATATGTCAAAGGGTTTCTCTTGGGCAATCTCAGTGTGCTGGGCTttgcccctccctctcttgtgGCCAGAGCCTTCCTCTCCTTTGCTCCTAGCTGAAGCCTGAGTGGATTGGCAagtcccctttctttctctgggtcatttagaggaaaccaaggcccagggaggggaagcAATCCAGGGTTTGCCCTGGGTCCTCGGACCTCCACTCCAGCTTTCTTTGCCATGTCACAGGCTCTTTAGTCTCTTCATAAGGGGCTTCTGGCCTGTGGATGGGTGGGGCACACAGGTGGCATCTGGGACTCTGCCCCCGTCTGGTCTCTCCAGCAGCCTGTCCTGCTTTGTAGCCATGTCCCCAGGGTCTCCTCACCCTGCCCCTCCTCCTCGTCACAGACCTCTTGGGTCAGCCATTCTAGCTGTCCCAGGCATCCTGGGGAGAGGCCAGCAGCAGCTATGGAGGGAAGATGACAGGCCAGCTCAAGAGTGTCCACTTCATGCCCAGGCTCTTGGCCATTCAGTGAAGACTGTCCATTTTGTCGAGTGAAGGAGAGTTGGTGAATCAAGAGAGAAGGACACAGAGCTGGACCCAAAGACGGCAaagccttgcccaaggtcaggcaGCTCTCCTCGTGGCATGACCCAGCCCCAGGTGCCCAGAGAAAGCCAGAAAAGCATGACCGACCACAGCTTCCAAGGCAGCACTTGTTGCTCTGGCACTGTCTGCTCACGTGGCTGTGGCAAAGTCACTGACCAAGCTTTTTCAAGCTTTAGTTCCCTGCTTTTTAGAGTGACAATGTTAAGGCGTCTCTCTGGCCCCTCTGTCGTAGGCTGGCTATGATGGGAGTGCCTCAGAGATCTCACAGTGAAGGAAAGAAGAACCAGCTGGACAAGTGGGAGTGGGCCCCCCGCCTGCCAAGCCCCAGCCAGCCCCTGCAGAGGCTCCTGCCCTATTTTGTCTTTGCCAGCGGGGTGCAGGGAGGGCCCAGAGGTCTGGGCTCCATTCCCAACTTTGCCACTCACCACCAGGTGAAGTGTTTTCTCTGCCCTCTtcaggactcagtttccccatctatgaaatggagGTGCTGGCCTCAGTGCCATTCAAAGCCCCTTGTAGCACCTGTGATCTCTGACTGCTCTCAGTGAGTTGCATTTAGTTGTTCTCTTCTCCACCCCGAGCCCCCCAGACATGGGCTGCATGAAGGGCCTGGCAGCAATGCTGGAAAACCAGCCATTGGTGTCTTTGATGGCATCTCCATTAAGAAGGTGGCAGGAATGGTTGCATGGCTCTAGAGCGTCACCCTCTCTTAGGACTGTGGATGCCCAGTGGATTTGTTTGGATTCCAAATTGGGAAGCAGTAAGGCCCAGCACATGTTTAGAAACAATTTCCTGTCTCCATCGCCAACCCCAGCCTCAGTCTGGAGATTGGGGGGGGGTGGCGCCGGAAACACAGGCGCTTCAGGGGAAGCAGCATGTGGGCGAGTCCTCTGGGGTTCTCAGGGAAAAAATCCCACTGCCCCAAGAAACAGGAAGGCTGCAAGCCATGGGGCCCATCTCTCCCCACAGAGCCAGAGAGCCGGCCCATTGTAACAGAGCCCTTTGGGAGGGCCTTTCCTGCCAGGACAGCAGAGCTGCCCCATGGAGGTCGCAgacctccctccccttccttcctccatgaaGTCAGAGCCCGGCTCCcagctctctcctctccccaggaAGGGCATGCTGTGCCTGCTGTGGGGTAGAGCGAGAGGGTGGGCTGTTTGAGGGAGAGTCCACGGGAATGTGAAAGGGTCCGTTGTTCCACTCTGTGATGGGTAGGCCAGCATGAGGTGAACAGCAGCAGCCCAATAGGGCTACACAGCCCAAGTAGGGCTGCCATGTTTTACCTGGCATTTAGGGTTGGTGCTGTGCCCCCCTCCCCGGGTTGTGTGGCCTAGCAGCCATCTTTAGGAAAGGGGCTAATCTTGAGGGCATCGCCAGCTTCCAGGCTGCTGCTGGAGAGTGGTTGTCTTTGGTTGTTTTGAATAAGAAAACATTTGAGCAAAGGCCAGAAAATCGAGGGACAGCTGGGTGCCCTGTGATACACAGAGGGCACTTAAGAGGTTCAGACGTGGGGCTTAGACAAGAGTTTCCTGTTTATGTCCTTGGGCTCTGTGGCAGTCATCGGTGACGCACAGAGCAGCTGCCAGGCAACAGGAGCTCCTGCCTCGAAAGTGTCAGTTCTCCCCTCAGCACTGAGCAGTGCGTGTACCCTCTCCAGCCACCCTGGACTTTCCAGATCCCAGGCAAGATGATATTACTCATACCCAGGGACGGCAGGGCCTCTGGGAGACTCTCAGGGTTTGGCTCTCCTAGTGCatgagggaaagacagagagacagaacagCACACTCGATCCCTAGATAATGGTGACGTTCTCTGCTCCTGGAATTCCACCTCATGGCGTCTCCTGGACAAGtgagaggggaaggaaacaaaCTCGCTCTCGGCTCTGTCCCTTTCATTTCACtcttcctggcctcagtttcttcatctctacaaTGAATGGATTGGACAAGATTCTTCTTGGCTCTAACAACATCCAAGTTGTAGCCATGTGGCCTCAGAGCCAGGCAAGACCTCCATTGGCACCAATTCTGGCGTGACTGACAACCAGAAGAGAATCCTTGTATCTCCAACTTCCCTGACAAGTGCCAGTTCATCCTCTGCCTGAAGATCTCCCGTGAGTGGGCACCTCTCCAGGCAGCCCAGTCCACGTAGGGGGAGATCGCATTGTTAAGACCTTTTCCCTTCCGATCATCTGCCCCTCCGTGGGTCAAACCCACCACACTTGACCATCTCCAAATCCTTCCCTCCAGAGATTATGCCCTCCAGCTGACCTTGCTAAGTCAGGGCCTCCAAGCCTTCCACCATTTAGAGCAAAGGGGGGGGGTCTGATTGACCTGGGTGTGGAAGGGGAACAGCTGGCCCTGGGATCTTTGGTACCCTTTGGCTGCCATTTCCCTTCCCAAGCCCTTGCTCTCAGGTTCTAGGTACATTTTGTCCTTGGCACTCAGGAAGGAATGTACCGTTGCTTTGACCAAGGGCCCTGTTTGCTTTTCCACTTTCTCCTCCACAGGCAGGTTCCTGGTCATGGAGTTCCAATGTCTTGCAGCCCCTCTTTTAGGACCCACGACGTCCCCCAGGAAGCCAGAATGCAGCTCTATGGTTCCTGCTCCTCCTGGAAAGGACTCGCATGCCCTCTGAGGCCCATTCATCCCATCCCCCTTAGAGGCCAGTGAGTCAAGCTTCCAGCCTAGTGTGAAGAGAGACTGGGAGTTCTGCCCCTCCCTCTAGAGCTTCTTGTGGTCTATTTGTTCAGCTCAGTGGATCTCCATATCTATCTCAAGGGATGGTGGGAGACCATCCTGGATTCCCAGGACCAGAAGTATCACCTTATTAATAGTATATACCACCCCTCCGTCCCTCCCAGGGGAACAAGGGTCACATTAGAGTTCTATTCTGGGAAAAGAATCCGGGAAACCGGCTCCCTCCAGAACCGGGCCCTGGGCATCCTCCTGCTCCCCTTCAGATGGGGCACCAGATCTCAGATCAAAAACACTGAGCAATGCCTCACGAGACGCCAACAGGGCTTTTTGTTAGACCACtagcacatacacacacacacacacacacacacacacacacacacacacacatgtcctCTCCTCTGCCCCATAAGATGGAAGCTCTtagaggacagggactgtttcctTTGTGTCTCccggtgcctagcacagtgcctggcattcgATTGATGTTTGTTAGGTATTCCCTTGATTGAGTCATTGGCCTAGAAGACCACTGGGCTGCGAGAGGATTACCCTGGGCAGGTGTTTTCCTGCCTTGTTTTCTCTCTccaggcagcagcagcagcagccttaGCAAGAGAGCCAGGGAAAATGAAGTCTGAATGGGCATGCCATGCAGGGGCCGCCTGGGGGTGAGTTGAGGTGGAGGACAGGCCAGCGCtgaaagggcagacaaagctCCTTTGGGCAGCTGCTTCCTGCGTCCTCACGCATCAGTCATTGGATAACTAACGTGGCCCATATCCTTTGGGGGTTGCAGGGATTCACTTGGTACAAAAAAGCTTCCAGAAGTGGAAAGAAGACCAGAGGACCGAGTGCCTGGGCCAGGCCCACTTTTCTCCCCAGGAACGGCCCCAAGCCTTGGGGAGCACCTACACTTGCCAATTGTGGAGGCCACAAGCCCTCTCCAAGCTGTAGTCTACCCACAATCATCAGTGACTCAACTGGGCCCTTACAGATTCTCATTTTCCCAGTTAACCCACTCAAGCACAGTCCCCAGGTCCTGGAGGGAGCTTAAACCTGAGCTCCAAAGAGATCCCTCTTGGGAGGGCAGTGCCTCCAGAGCCCACCCCGATGGATGATAGCCTTCTCTTTGGGTCTTCCCCATCCCATCAGAGGCTGCCATGATGACAGACTACGTTTGCCCAAATGGCTGAGCAAACACCACAGAGGAGAATTTATAGAAACAAAGTCAGTGGTTTTTTTTAGGTTGGGAACCTCCTACTCTCCCTGGCCCACACCCAAAGGCAaaaatttttctttgcttctcccCATCTCAGAGAACTCTTGCTCCATTATAGTGAATCGGCAGCCAACCACCTTTGATTAACTGATGCCAGGCATCCGCAGTAAGTCAGTCCGCTGCATTGTTAGCATGGTACTCCTCATCAGTTATAAACTTCAGCTCAtggtacaaattggtaaactgaggtaaccactgagtattgaacaaatcTATGGTACAGTCAGGTTTACAGTGAGCTTTTGTTTAATACCCTGGATggaaaccatttgataattttaaaccaAAACCCATTTTTGCTAAGTTTAAACACTGAAACCCATTTTCCCCTTCAGCCTCTTCTGATAGAAAGCTAGGTTAGGATGGCTGTGCTGCGAAAACCCCGTTTTACAAAGCTGCTCTGTGgctgtctgacaaaattaaaagccggatgttattttctaaaccctcacacacatgatcacaattttgagaTGAAATACCAATAAATGACTCTCATAGAGACATTGAAGCATTACTTCCTCCTGGCTAGCAACCAGAAAGGAGATGGATCAAGACTTCTTAcctctccctgtttacctcaaaagagaagagaattaatTCATAGGATGTTCTACAAGTTGTAAAAGTGTCAGACATTGAAAATCCCCAAAGTGGGggtgtctcaccagttgtctttctgttcagaatcagCCCTCTTCCTCCCTGCAACAGAGGAGGAAGGCAGATCTGACCAATGAGTTGACAGCTTCCCAGTTTCCTGCTTTATCATCTCTGTCTGGATTTCTCGGCAGGCCCCTGCCTTAAAAGCCAAGGGAAGAATAaagtttggagaactgggaggaGCTTCTGTCCATATCGTGCCCTCTTTCCtgcaaaatatgtccaattgcccCCTGGTGTTAGACTTGAGGGGATCAAAAAGCCAATTGCCTCCTTTTTTCCTGATGTTGCTCTGCTAGGCAGCATGAGAGAAAACAGACACCCGACTGAAGTTTCGCTCAGGCTGCTTAGATTTGATCTCTTCccaatgggggggggagggaaagggggccTGTGGGgttgcttctccctttgtctgAATTGGGTTGGCCAGTCCCAATCTGGCTCCATTCTCAGGCTTGGGAGCCACTCCACACCGGAGGTTTCCCAGACTGAAAAGGGAGAAGTCCAACCCAGCCACTCCCCACATAGAGGATGGCATTACAATTCgagggtgccatggataggccatgcccCCTGATTATCGGAGGTGGAACATGGTCCTTCAACatcaaaaagaaattagtttgtTTTTTCAAGCTTTTTAGAGCCAATTCTCCCAATTATAAAGGTCACTGGAAGAAAATGGCCAATGAGATTGTGGGCCCTCGccttgaagacagagaaatgGGTAGTCATAGGGAGAGCGGAGTGGACCTCTGGGGTGGACTCTCCCTGTCCCATAATGTCCTGTAGAATGAAAGGAGTCAGGAGGCTGTACACAAAGGTGGTGAACACAAACGCAGACAGGGCAATACTTAATGGACTGGACAGCTGAGACAGACACAACAAATCTGAatgttgggctggatgtgctcctCTACTCATCCCAAGGGGCTAGGGGCAAATGGTCCCAAAAACAGAGGGGCCATACCCCCTTCCTCCAGTGCATCCACTGGGTTTTCTACTTCCAGCTGGGGAgcctctaaccaccccaaatTCCACCTGGAgggcctctaaccaccctgaACCAGGGACTCAAACCCTGGGCAAGGGCCTGTAACCCCTGCAGTGGGGACTCTAACCCCACATAATGGAGTCGAGTCTGACGGGTCCTTCCCACAGCTCATCCAAGGGAGAGGGAGTTGGGGATCCTTAGGTGAAGTTAGCCAAGAGGGGTGTCACAGTCCACCCGCTTCCCAGGATTTCCAACCTATCCCCTGACAGGAAATGGGAACAGTGCACTTTCCCagtccacactcagaaatagGTAGGCGGTTCTCCCGAATGAGTCCGGCTTGGCAACAGGCTGTCCTGAACAACTCCTGGGCCAGTCAGCCTCTTAGCCATATGTTGATGACTCAGGAGACCTTACCCCCTCACACTCACACAATATTCTCCACACATTCATTCAACACCTCCAGAGGCTATTCACCGGACCCTACCATCCTCCACCAAGATGTGACGTGTTCCAAATCCCATCAACCCAAGTTGCCCCAGCGACAGGGGTCCCCTTCCTCTGTTGGTCAGACTCCGTTTCCTTCGTGGGATCCAGGAACAAGCCCCCATATGAAGTGCCTGGTTAATCAATCCCCAAGGATGAAACaatgaccaacaatgtaacacacaggagggagtttattaaacaaattgcagtttgggctcagcactctaaaaatggctgGAGCCCCATTTCTGGGGCTTGCAAGCTTTTTATTCTGGAGTGGTAGggggagtgcacaggaattcctggggctGGGATCCTTATCAGTTCCTGGAAGGGGGTGTGTGTGACAGGAACTCCTGGGattggggtccttatcagttcctagcacattccagggtattgtaactggttcttcattaacttgACTGCACGGGCTCTAGGGGCAAAGGGGTCAGGGAGAAAATAGGTTCCAGGACTGGTCCTTCAGCACATgtaggtaggtccttttcctttttcactgaTCTCTTTAGCAGTACccacccagtagtggtatttctggatcaaagggtacccATGGTTCAGTAGCCCTTTGGGGGTAGCTCcgaattgctcttcagaatggttggcctagttcacaactccagcacCAGTACATTAGCTTCCagattttcccatatcccctccagcagctgtcattttcttttttggtcctaGTTGCCAATCCGTgaggtgagaggtgatacctcagagttgcttgaatttgcatttctctaatcaagagcaatttggaacattttttcatatgactatggagagctttgatttcttcatctgaaaactacctgatGGATTATTACTgggctctaagaaatgacaagcaggatagtttcagaaaaccctcagaagacttatatgaactgatgcaaagtgaagggagaagaactgggagatcatcgtgcacagtaacagcagtatctcatgatgatcaactataaagGACTTGGCAACTCTGATCAAGACCGTGCTCCAAACCAATTCTGAAGGAGGCACGATGGAAAAATaccctccacctccagagagagaactaaggAACCTCAAGTGTGGACTGAAGCAgacttttttcttgcctttttttttgggggggaggtcagttttcttttgcaacatagctaatatggaaatatgtttgtcatgaattcacatgtataattgctatcgaattgcttgccttctcaagaagatgggagaaagaaaaaaagattgttaacatttttagaaaatatttaatgaaataaattatatataatctttttaaataaggggaatggagagggaggaagagagtaaGCTTACCCAGAATCCATGTGAATCAGAATTAAGCAGAGCATAGTAAGCATCTTCTGAGGACTGAACCCTCACCCATTACGGAAACAAATTCCTTCCTTCAACCCACAGAAGGACCTTTGGGGCAAACCAAGAAGCTCCCAAATTTGAATTAGTGATACTATTCAAAACCATCTCTTTGGGTAGGGTGAGAGACAAGGTGGAAGACCAGGTGGGGGATAggatgagagggagggaaattatgctgcagagctggaaaggaacagGTGACCGAAGAGGCCTAGTAGCTCACATTTGTGTATTTCCTGGATCATCACTTCTTCCAGCTCAGCAGTCATTTACGGGACACTTTGTCATAACTCAGTGCAAGCCCCTGCACATGACTGGAAATAACCCTAACTCCCTTTCCCCCAGCTT
Above is a genomic segment from Monodelphis domestica isolate mMonDom1 chromosome X, mMonDom1.pri, whole genome shotgun sequence containing:
- the LOC100017359 gene encoding BTB/POZ domain-containing protein KCTD12-like; amino-acid sequence: MAVVHNARDREESAAFPEIIELNVGGQVYITRYPTLVSVQGSLLWEMFSRKSPLCLAHDNKGRFFVDRDGFLFRYVLDYMRDHQLVLPDHFPERSRLKREAEYFRLPELVKILAPETGNNSLVAADDLEEQYSNYTSFSGPGGSPGAGAVAGAIRKGGYITLGYRGSYTLGRDSQTDAKFRRVARIMVCGKISLAKEVFGETLNESRDPDRPPERYTSRYYLKFNYLEQAFDKLATAGFHMVTSNSTGTCACAQDQSDDKIWTSYTEYIFYRE